GTCCTCTGGTACGTCGTCGGATACAAACAGTGGCTGCTCGGTCAGCGATACGGCTACGTCACGCTGGGTGAGATGCTCGGCGATCGGTTCGGCTCGCGAGCCATCCGCGCGCTCGTCGCCGTCGTCTCGTTGTTTTGGCTCTTCCCGTATGTGATGCTCCAGCAGATCGGGGCGGGCGGGGCGTTGGCCGCGCTGACCGAGGGTGCCGTTCCCTTCGCCGCCGGGGCGACACTCGTGACCGTCTTCATGATCCTCTACGTGGTGTTGGCCGGAATGCGCGGCATCGCCTGGACTGACACGCTGCAGGGCGCGTTCATGATGACGATGGTCTGGGCCGCGTTCCTGTGGGTGCTCGTCGCCGTCGACGGGGGGCTCGGGACGATCAACGCGGGACTCGAAGCGACGAATCCCGAGTTCCTCGCGCTGGGCAGCGACTTCTACACGCCTGGCACGATGCTCACGTTCGCCATCTCGATCGCCTTCGGCGTGGCGATGTTCCCGCAGGTCAACCAGCGCTTTTTCGCCGCGTCCTCGGAGACCGTGCTCAAACGCTCGTTCGCGCTGTGGCCCGTCCTCGTGTTGTTGCTCTTCGTGCCCGCGTTCCTCCTCGGAACGTGGGCCCGCGGACTCGGGTTGGAGGCCGAGGTCGGAGCCGGCGAGAGCATTCTGCCGGTCCTGCTGGCGGAGTTCACCCCGGCGTGGTTCGCTGCGCTCGTCGTCGCCGGCGCGATCGCCGCCATGATGTCATCGTCGGACTCGATGTTGCTCTCTGGGTCGTCGTACTTCACGCGCGACGTGTACCGCACGCTCGTCGAGGATGGGATCACCGAATCGCAGGAAGATCGGTTGGGTCGGATCGGTGTCGTGGTCTTCGCCACTGGCGCGCTCGCGGCGAGTATCTGGGCCGAGGCCGAGGCCTTCGGGGCGGCGACGGTCGGCTCGATCCTCGTCGAGATCGGCGATCTGGCTTTCGGCGGGTTCGCCCAGCTCGCCCTTCCCGTGA
This genomic window from Natronomonas salsuginis contains:
- a CDS encoding sodium:solute symporter family protein; the protein is MSATIQLAIIVGYLFLALGVGLAAYRVTERVAEDYYLASRTFGTVVLLFTVFATLLSAFTFFGGPDTAYSFGPEWILVMGLMDGVIFAVLWYVVGYKQWLLGQRYGYVTLGEMLGDRFGSRAIRALVAVVSLFWLFPYVMLQQIGAGGALAALTEGAVPFAAGATLVTVFMILYVVLAGMRGIAWTDTLQGAFMMTMVWAAFLWVLVAVDGGLGTINAGLEATNPEFLALGSDFYTPGTMLTFAISIAFGVAMFPQVNQRFFAASSETVLKRSFALWPVLVLLLFVPAFLLGTWARGLGLEAEVGAGESILPVLLAEFTPAWFAALVVAGAIAAMMSSSDSMLLSGSSYFTRDVYRTLVEDGITESQEDRLGRIGVVVFATGALAASIWAEAEAFGAATVGSILVEIGDLAFGGFAQLALPVIVALYWRRTTRSGLAAGIVVSQVVYLAFNFLPETAVGSVVLFSDTYLGWGISIYGMLVGLVVTVLVSAVTSQTAASDTEIYFEGLRAD